The DNA region GTCAGGAACGTGCATCACAACACACAGCTGGGTTGGCAACTTGGGGTGTTTGGCTGGAATAAGAAGTGTTTCAGCGCGCATGCTGTTTCCGCGTTGGTGTTCACATGCGCCAAAGACCATCAATACTCTCCGCGGCCACGCATGAGGTTTTGACGCTTTGGTCTATTCCTGTTTAAGACGGGTTGCATGAGTGGAGTTTAGGGCTTGTCTCTCAAAGAAAAACACCGTAAAAAGTGTAAGACATTTGGTGTCAGCAGCTGCTgttatagcctactgtcagaAACATCTAGGCTAGTCTCCTGCAGGAGAAAGGCTAGAAATTATATTTAGCTAATTAAAGTAAATTGTTAATAGGCTACAAGTTACAAATCATTTGCTAATTCAAAAACTACGTACCCAATACTTAAATCGGCGATAATTGAAAGCCAAAGGAATGGTCATAAAATaccataggcctaggctacgcGTTGGGCGGGACTTTGCTTTGGCTCGATGTTGATTGCGTGGCCGCGGAGAGGATGGTCTTTGGCGCAGGCGGCGTTGTGTGAACACGTGGTCAACGCGGAAACAGCCTCATTGAAACCTGATTGAAAGCCGGATGGTCGACGTGTAGAAGAACTTTTGTCGGGATATGTGTAGTTGTTTTGTAGGTAAGTCAACATACAATTGCGTGAAAATGTCTAAACAGAGACGGCTGTAGGCAGTgcgatgttttttttctttctcaaagCTAACGCTCATCCAGCGAGTAAACTAGGTTTATGATAAGGATAGCTAACGTCCAAGTTCATGAAGCTAATCAACTATCAATGGGAGAAGAAGATGCTATATGACTGGTGTTTCCAGACTAACTGTTAAGATAGTTCGTGGTTTAGTCATTTTTTAAATTGCATGATTTGTTACATTTCTTTAGTTGTAGCCTAATCTAATTGGATAGCCTAATCACCGTCCCCTTTGTCGAGGAGATGTCATTTCAAATGTGCCAACAACAGTTAGTTTGTTTGTCATTGGAAATTATGGACCAATGTGTTTTTTGAGAGGAGAGTAGACTGCTGTTGACATTAAGTGAAGTTGAGTTAGTTCCCTTTCTTTGAATGGGTTATTGGACACaaaatgaagtaggctacaggaCACAGTGATGTGCTGACAGGAGGcgtcacactcacaacacagctCGGAGGTGTACACTGCCATGTGTCGTGTCGTGTGTGATTGGTTCACAAACTCCTCCCGGCAGAAGACACAGAACAGGCCGTCTTCCCTTTACAGAGCAAGAAAATCCACTTCTGTTAACCTTTTGTTGGCCTCGCTGCTTCAACGCCTTAAAAGTTAGCCTGTCTGTTCAGTTCAGTGAAACGCTAATTATGTATGACAGTGCTGGCACCAAGATGAAAGGTTGTTGTCATGTCCTAGCTTTGAGACGTCATATTTGAAAAATCCATGAAGTGGGCCTGCCTTTACCTAATACAGCAGTAATGCCCCCTTATTGATAGTGAGCAGTTCGTTTTGAGCCGTAGAATATCTCAAGGTTCACCCAAGATGGACTGACTTTTTTTGGGTTCAAACCGTAAACATTATATggtctaatctctctctctgtctctcccactttctcgctctcgctagctctctctctctttctctttctctctctctctctctctctctctctctctctctctctctctctctctctctctctctctctctctctctctctctaacgctTTCCCTCTGACCGGActgcccccctacacacacacacacacacacacacacacacacacacacacacacacaccctttatcTCAGTTTGGTGTTACAATGTTGCCTAAAGCCCAAGTTACAATACAACAACttgttctttctccctctctctctcgtatacAGTGAGGAAATTGGTGAATTAGAAGAAACATAAGAGAATCAGGTAAGTGCAGACGTGTGCTTGTTtacagatgtgtgtgctgtattgaAATCATAGACACTTGATAGTAAATGGCTATGCCTCTTTCGCTGTCTCCTGGTGCGCTCTcttcttactttctctctacacttctttctcttctctttgtctctcgctctgtctttcCTTCTTCTCACTACCCCCCTttttctccgtttctctctctatcatgttctctttctctccttttttaccTCGGACACTTTTCTTCCTGTTATCTTCCCATCCGTCtccattctctttctctatttctttctctcttatacttttttttcttaattcaTTTCTCTGATCTTTCGTTTCCCACCTTACACTCTCTTTACCCCtcatccatctccctctctatctgtctgtctgtcttttttctctttaaaaTGCAGATGTGATGTAATAAGCCTCATATTCTGGTCATGTGTCACAGCACAAGACAGTCGTCAGTCTTgctcagaggcggacatcccagtTCCAGAAAATAAAAAGTCCTGCCCtgtattctttctacctgtgcacttaatacATGTGAcctcactaattatctgatctacctggctgctaattaggatgagctggtttactaaatgtgTGGATTTAATACtaggcaggacttttactttttttttttaacctgggatgtccgcctctggtcTTGCTGATTGCACGATCAACTGAGTAAATGTGTGGCTTTGTCTTTGTTCTTCTCTTGTTTTGACCTCTCTACCGCCCCCTGCAGGCTGATGGCGGAGGCGGCAGCTGGCAGGACGTGTGTGGTGGTCACGGGCGGCTCAGGCCTGGTGGGGCGAGCGATAGAGCGCGtggtgaaggaggagggaggagcgcgccagggagaggagtggatctttctctcctccaaaGACGCAGATCTcacgtgagacacacacacacacacacacacacacacacacacacacacacatttgatttctttatttgaatccgccaatcaaatttctttacagaaaggattcaaatattctcagagaaaatacagctttgacattcaagggtacataaagcatcgcctacgccacacagcaagactgccTATCACACCTAATATGGAGCAGAATTTTGCCAGTTGTTTAGACTTTCCTTTTGATAGCCCTGCCAGTCTTAGTCCACTGATTGTCACTTTGTGGACATGTCCCAGGCTGCCAAATATCAACACCACAAACTTACATGTATAGCCTAGGTCACTGATGCCAGGAGGGGTTGGTATTTAGTCATTTTTTTCAAGAAAGGCTATGTCCATATACAGATCATAAACACAAGGACTAGTACCTCCTTACTATCTGTATCCACAAGCACAACATCAGGGGTTTTAGGGATGTTACAAAACACATCATCAGAGTTGTTGAACCAGTCCGGTAATACACgtgagtgtgtacacatatgcatattctttggaaatgtatcttgaACAGAGCTGGCAatgatatcaacacacacacacacacacgcacacacatactgtatacacacacacacacacacacacacacatacatacacacacacacacaccccagtcaGCACACATACGTCTCCAAGACGCCTGGAAAAGATCTGAACAGCTTAATTACATCGCGTTCCATTTAGAACGTCTTATTTTGATTTTACAAACAGCGGCGGCATCTCACTGAGAATGCGTGTCAAAGTTCTAGATCTTTATcatatttaatacctttataaGATCTTTGTAAGACGTTTGGGAGATGGATGTCCTATTATGACGTATTGATGAGCATCTGGGATACAGCTGCTAAACACTGTTTGAAGATCTTAACAAGACGTATCAGATACGTCTGCCAAATGAGCAAACACTCTCTAGAATACATCTTACAGCTGTCCAGCAGACCTTTCGAACACATCTTCAAGACGCCTTGCAGACATTCTTGTGCTTACTGggacatatacacagacacacatacacacacacacacacacacacacacacacacacacacacacacacacaggggtgtccTTAAAGAAGATATTATCTCTGGGCCTCAGTCAGACATtggagcgtacacacacacccacacacacacacccacacacacattgacacattgACACAGTAACAATGCTGATCCCACGCTACGAGCATACTTGTATCCCAGAACAAAGAGAATGATACCTTCACACCCTCAATAAGCTACTTTTCAgagggacatactgtagcatagtGTTACGGCCTGGCTCAAAAGGCCACAACCAAACAAAGGAAGACAAACCAAAAGAGGACCAACATTTAActtatttattaaataaataaatagaaacaatCTTTGTCAGTTATGAGTGTCAGTATGTCGGCAAAGGTGCATGTAGCAAATGTGTGCTGAGATGTGAGTGCAAAAACAAAGGATACCAGAATGGCTTAGCCACACCCATGCCCATGCCAGCAATTACCTGCGAGGagggaaagacacacagagagcatgcaAGCAGGAAGAACGGCCTGCAGTCTGCAGCCTGCAGCCGTCACAAATATTCTAGCAGTTATTCCTGTTGTACCCAAGCAACTACAGAAAACGCCTTTAAAACCTGTTGAGGAgtacggtcacaaatatgtggttagaatgttcggtgaactgagagttccgCTTTATGATGCAACAATTTTTCCCCCGCAGACTGTATAAGGaccaccagagccatataaagagagagttgcgacaactccattgacgctaatgttccatattttctcaacaatagttcccggaagttaggatcgaacactcgttaaaagacggttattctaacgaacagtcgatcgcttccgggaactattttgaactatttgaagttacacgaaccacgtcacaaaccgaattttctgtacccgggttgtcgcaactctctctttatatggctctgaggaccactgaaactatagattgtttgcgttgaattctagaaggaactaggaaaataattcactcctcaacaggttgAAAATCTCCTTGGGTTTGTGAAAAAGCATACGCAACTACTAATATAAAGACACTAAATTAAGATTAGTATTTagcaaaaagacacacacactaaatcgaAAGAGTACAGCATTACAAAGCAAACCCCCATTCAGCCTAGTTTGCTGGTTCAGGAGCTTTTTACCCTTTCATTCCCATGGGTTAGGTGCACCAATCAGGTGTTGATCACCTTGACAGGTCTAccaaaatggagagagaaaagggacaaACAGAGTGCTTGAGATGCATACAGCCGTTAAGACTTCTGTCCACTCCACTCTCAGATCCTGTCCTTAGGCCAGCCATGTTGTTTTGTGACCTTACCTGCTCGTCGTCTGTGATTGGTTGCAGAGACAAGGAGGCCACCAGAGCACTCTTCCAGAGACTCCGCCCCACACACGTCATCCACCTGGCCGCCATGGTGGGCGGACTGTTCCGGAATATGAGACTGAACCTAGACTTCTGGGTAAGTAGAGCGACAAGTGGAAGGGGTGTGTGCAGGGctctaaattaacttttttcatCACCAGCCAACTTGGCTAGTAGATATTTTTTCttactagccaatcagaaattcaactagccattttttttctgaccaAAATTAGACCCCATAACAttaccactcacacaccccgaACCTCCCAACCACtgccacattcttttttttgttctccacAACCCATTAAATATTGACctattaacatttaacattactATTAACAATACAAAGAATTatttaaatgataataatgagaaagttattttgttgtagaaaatacatttgttaagaaatacggttaatatgatgctgtttaattcatttataaatggtgcactgtcactttaagactcttactGGCTCCACTCAGTGCCTGCTATGCCTGCACTCTTTACCTTTAAGTAGGCCTAACTACTGTTGTCTGCGTTTTTCTTTTACGTTTCTTATAAagaggagatatcagttatcacaatgacaagccagcaggtgctctctctccctttcatgcgcattcaaacacgttcccaattacgttatgagtaacgttattagtagcctaacataacgcaaattagatttgctgcagagacttcaaagagtagcctatcatctctatgtaacatgctgttttgatattgacattgtaaatgtaaacattcTCTAAGAAGAATGTAAAGCATTACTTTATGTTAACCACAACATCGTTGCTGGGGACAAATAGCGAACAGACAATGACAACCTAGTGCATGGCCGGCCGGATttatgataaactaatgcatgctcggcggccCGCATTGAAGTGAATCGggggccgtagtttggacacccctcaTGGCAGTCCCGCTGCCTACAGgtgcaaaactgaaagtttgtTGCGGCCCTCGGTGGGGTGCCAACGGCACCGTCATACCGTTCTAATTTTCAATTTTCTTCTATCACTCACCACCAGCCAAAGTGGCTAGTAAGGTTTTTTTTATACCCGCCAAAATGAATTTTTACCCGCATTTGGCGGGTTGGCGGGTGTTAATTTAGagccctgggtgtgtgtgtgtgtgtgtgtgtgtgtgactgtgtgctccTGCGATCCTGCAATCCTGTGCAGAGAGTCCATTGTCATCACAAGGGAAGTCATGAAGACATAAGAATGTCTCGATAATTAAGCATTGTACAACAGTCCAGTGCATTCTCCAGCTTAGTCCTGGAAATAGTCATAATGATTATACAATTGTCCTTTAGCACATGACATGAATGTTGACAGAAACAGGCTTTGTGTAAACAAATTTCCTTGAGGTAAATAGTttgtttttaactttttttctaCCCATATAGCTGATTTGACTCTTGTCTGTGTCCATTGCATAATGACACATTtgagctgttctctctcttacttgtttgtttgtttgtttcacagAGAAATAATGTCTTCATCAACGATAACGTCCTTCAGGCGGCTCATGAGGTCGGGGTGGTGAAGGTCATCTCCTGCCTGTCCACCTGCATCTTCCCAGATAAAACCAGCTACCCCATCAACGAGACCATGGTATGTGATGCACTGTTTACGTTAGATTCATGTGCTGACCAGCTACCCCATCAACGAGACCATGGTGTATGATGCTCCGCTTACAatttttttaaaagtgtatttttgggcttttatgccttcaATCATATAGGACAGtccagagagacaggaagtgaaagggagagagaacgggggtgggatccggaaaggaccacgggggtcgccggcgtgcgttGCAGGACTATACCAGGCCTATAAGGCTGATGGGCAGATGCAGAACTATAAGGCTGACAGCGcaatttcatttaatttgtgagcattaatatcttgatgttttcttcttctgtctTGGGTTCGTCTACTCTTGTCCGCAGATCCATAATGGTCCCCCGCATGATTCCAACTTTGGATACTCATATGCGAAGCGAATGATTGACGTGCAAAATAGGTGAGCTCTCCGAGTAGGTGGCAGTAACATGCGTGTCCATGCAtaggtgtttttgtgtttctatgtgtgcttcaatgtgtgtgtgtgtgtgtgtgtgtaatgtaatgtgagtgagtgagtgagtgagtgagtgagtgagtgagtgagtgagtgagtgagtgagtgagtgagtgagtgagcaagtgagcgttgtatgtgattttgtgtatatgtgcatgaggatgagagtgagtgagtgagtgagtgagtgagggagtgagggagtgagggagtgagggagggagtgagggagggagcgagtgagcgttgtatgtgattttgtgtatatgtgcatgagggtgagagagagtgtgtgtgtacatctgtgtattgtgtgcctATGAACATTCCTTGTATTGTCTGTGCTCTGTTGCAGGGGCTATTTCCAGCAGTACGGTCATCGGTACACAGCGGTGATCCCCACTAATGTGTTCGGACCCAACGACAACTTCAACATCGAGGATGGACACGTCCTCCCCGGACTCATTCACAAGGCTTACATCGCTCAGAGTAAGGCCTGCGCGTACCTCACTACATGTTACCATGGAAGCTATAATACTACTGCTAACACAAGGCTTACATCGCTCAGAGTAAGGCCTGCGTGTACCTCACTACATGTTAGCAATGCAAGCATCAGTACTACTGCCAACACAAGGCTTACATCGCTCAgagtaacaggggagctacaccagatgcgtaactgaagcgttccgatcgcgacgcgtaaaatccattttagaagatgggtctatttttttcgaatgtacccgccactgtcgcgtctggtgtagctatttccattgactacagtgataataaactgctgcgaccggctgcaacatacgcgttgcgaacggaacgcttcagttacacagCTGGTGTAGATCCCCTGTAAGGCCTGCGTGTACCTCACTACATGTTAGCAATGCAAGCATCAGTGCTACTGCTAACAGAAGGCTTACATCGCTCAGAGTAAGAGCTACGTGTACCTCACTACATGTTAGCAATGCAAGCATCAGTGCTACTGCTAACACAAGGCTTACAACGCTCAGAGTAAGAGCTACGTGTTAGCAGTAGTATTGATGCATGCTAACACACAAGGCTTACAtcacacaagagagagacatacagtacaagtatGTTATTACATGTTAGCATGGTGGCAATGTAGCATCAGTACTACTGCTAACACACAAGGCTTAAATCACTCAACAAAGTGAACAAATTGAGTTTTtcattattcttttttatttttcattttccttACTGCGCTctacctttttaaaatgttgactatgttgtaagtcgcttttgtgaaaaagtgtcagccaaatgtaatgcaatgtaatgtaactaATTCATTATTTAGTTTCAAAATAGTTTTGAaataaatttgtgtgtgtgtgcctgtgtgtctctttttgtctgtctgtctgtctgtctgtctgtctgtctgtctgtctgtctgtctgtctctgtgtgcgtgtgcgtgtgtctctattaGAGGAGGGCTCCCCTCTGACAGTGTGGGGGTCGGGTACGCCGCGGCGGCAGTTCATCTACTCCCTGGACCTGGCGCGCCTCTTCCTGTGGGTGCTGCGGGACTACAACGAGGTGGAGCCCATCATCCTctcaggtacagtacacacgtgAGCCTCCCAAATGAactctgggaaatgtagttttaaaaatgaatgagtTATGTTGATAAATGATGTTGAAAATGGACGTGTGACTGTAGGAGTTAATCACTAAGGAGGAGCATCCTGTTTTTTGCCTCAGTATTTGAGGTCAAGGGCAGAAATGTCGGCTCTACGTGGTGGCTATCTCCCCCTTCTCTCGTTGACCGTTATCTGTCGCTATCTCAGTCTGTACAGATGGAGTCAGTTCGCCTTGTTCCTGTCTCGTTATCTCAGTCATGCTGTGAGAccgtctctccttttctctgcttCTATCATGTGGACAGTCGATCCCTCCTTTTTTCTACCTCCATAATGTGGACAGTCTGTCTTTCCGTGCTTTTCTCTACCTCTATCATGCGGAGACTTCATCccttcattcctctctctctacctccttcctgtgtgttgcagtgggagaggaggatgagctTTCCATCAAAGAGGCTGCGCAAGGAGTGGTGGAGGCCCTGCAGTTCAAAGGGGAAGTCATCGTATCCTTCAGCCAtgacacagaccacagacacagacacggaggGTTTTTTTATCACGGATAGatatacttttatttatttagcaggCTGTAACCTATAAACAATTACTACTATGTCTACTACCACTATCACTAATACTACTAACAGTAATGTTGATAGTGATATATCAGCCAATGCCAGGATCAAAGTATTGAATAGTAATGATAAAATATCGAATGGATGACGTCTAGCTTGGTGTGGTAGTTCATTAGCTCGAAAATATATTACAAAGCAGTCTCATGCATTGCTGCACTTGAATGGAACCATGTGATATAGAACCAGCTCAAGTGTTGATTGTGGTGTTGCCTTGACGTTGGGTGTCAGTACGACAGCAGCAAAGCAGACGGTCAGTTTAAGAAGACGGCGAGTAATGACAAACTACGGCGCTACCTACCGGACTTCAAGTTTACACCGTTTAACACAGGTAAGGAAACGTGTTTATTGTGTTTAGCAGACTTAACACAGGTAAGGaagtatatttattcatttagcagactttTAACACAGGTAAGAAAGTGTGTTATAGACGTCATAG from Sardina pilchardus chromosome 1, fSarPil1.1, whole genome shotgun sequence includes:
- the LOC134085126 gene encoding GDP-L-fucose synthase-like, coding for MAEAAAGRTCVVVTGGSGLVGRAIERVVKEEGGARQGEEWIFLSSKDADLTDKEATRALFQRLRPTHVIHLAAMVGGLFRNMRLNLDFWRNNVFINDNVLQAAHEVGVVKVISCLSTCIFPDKTSYPINETMIHNGPPHDSNFGYSYAKRMIDVQNRGYFQQYGHRYTAVIPTNVFGPNDNFNIEDGHVLPGLIHKAYIAQKEGSPLTVWGSGTPRRQFIYSLDLARLFLWVLRDYNEVEPIILSVGEEDELSIKEAAQGVVEALQFKGEVIYDSSKADGQFKKTASNDKLRRYLPDFKFTPFNTAIKETCDWFVANYDKARK